AAGAAAGCGACGATTTATTGGGTACTTACAGCGGGGCCGGCGTTATTTTTGGTACAAGTGGCGGGGTGATGGAGGCGGCTTTGCGTACGGCGGCTTATTTGGCCGGCACGCCGCTGCCGAAAGATAAATTAGAATTTACTGCTTTACGTGGTATGGACGGCATTAAAGAAACTACTTTGCAAATAGGCCGGCACGAAGTTAAGGTGGCCGTTACGCATGGCACGCATAATGTGGGTATTGTGCTGGAAAAAATTAGGCAGGCCAAAGCCGAAGGGTTACCGCCGCCGTATCATTTTATAGAGGTTATGGCTTGTAAAGGCGGCTGTATCAGCGGCGGTGGGCAAATTTATAGTTTAACGCGTAACACGCGCGAAAAACGGGCGGCCGGTCTTTACGGTGAAGATAGAGGCAAAGAGGTGAGAGCTAGCTACGAAAACCCGGCTATTCA
This genomic stretch from Spirochaetaceae bacterium harbors:
- a CDS encoding iron hydrogenase small subunit, which codes for ESDDLLGTYSGAGVIFGTSGGVMEAALRTAAYLAGTPLPKDKLEFTALRGMDGIKETTLQIGRHEVKVAVTHGTHNVGIVLEKIRQAKAEGLPPPYHFIEVMACKGGCISGGGQIYSLTRNTREKRAAGLYGEDRGKEVRASYENPAIQHLYQNFLGGFGSEKAHKLLHTYYSPRPYVSPHQNNTSEEELPY